One Urocitellus parryii isolate mUroPar1 chromosome 9, mUroPar1.hap1, whole genome shotgun sequence DNA segment encodes these proteins:
- the LOC113185676 gene encoding dynactin subunit 6: MAEKTQKSVKIAPGAVVCIESEIRGDVTIGPRTVIHPKARIIAEAGPIVIGEGNLIEEQALIINAHPDNITPDTEDPEPKPMIIGTNNVFEVGCYSQAMKMGDNNVIESKAYVGRNVILTSGCIIGACCNLNTFEVIPENTVIYGADCLRRVQTERPQPQTLQLDFLMKILPSYHHLKKTMKGSSTAVKN, from the coding sequence ATGGCGGAGAAGACTCAAAAGAGTGTGAAGATTGCTCCCGGAGCAGTTGTATGTATAGAAAGTGAAATCAGAGGAGATGTTACTATAGGACCAAGGACAGTGATTCACCCCAAAGCACGAATTATTGCTGAAGCTGGGCCAATAGTGATTGGTGAAGGTAACCTGATAGAAGAACAGGCCCTCATCATAAATGCTCATCCAGATAATATCACTCCTGACACTGAAGATCCAGAACCTAAACCTATGATCATTGGCACCAACAATGTGTTTGAAGTTGGCTGTTATTCCCAAGCCATGAAAATGGGGGATAACAATGTCATTGAATCAAAAGCATATGTAGGCAGAAATGTAATATTGACAAGTGGTTGCATCATTGGGGCTTGTTGCAACCTAAATACTTTTGAAGTCATCCCTGAGAATACAGTGATCTATGGTGCAGACTGCCTTCGTCGGGTGCAAACTGAGCGACCACAGCCCCAGACTCTACAACTGGATTTCTTGATGAAAATCTTGCCAAGTTATCACCACCTAAAGAAGACTATGAAAGGAAGCTCAACTGCAGTTAAGAACTGA